A genomic window from Cytobacillus suaedae includes:
- the pflB gene encoding formate C-acetyltransferase has protein sequence MKQWQGFTLGDWTTEINVRDFILNNISIYEGDESFLAPATEPTKALWKQVMELTKKERENGGVLDMDTEIVSTITSHGAGYLNANHEKIVGLQTDQPFKRSLQPFGGIRMAEQACESYGYKVNEEVSNVFSNFRKTHNQGVFDAYNDDMKAVRKAGIITGLPDAYGRGRIIGDYRRVALYGIDKLIEEKQADLRNGPKTMTEEVIRLREEISEQIRALEEVKDMAKTYGFDISEPATTAVEAFQWLYFGYLAAIKEQNGAAMSLGRTSSFLDIYIERDLKNGVLTEEEAQELVDHFVMKLRLVKFARTPDYNELFSGDPTWVTEAIGGISIEGLPLVTKNSFRFLHTLDNLGPAPEPNLTVLWSTKLPEAFKKYCANMSIKTSSIQYENDDIMRPEFGDDYGIACCVSAMQIGKQMQFFGARANLAKALLYAINGGVDEKLKSQIGPTFAPVTTEFLEYEDVIEKFDNVMEWLAELYINTLNVIHYMHDKYSYERIELALHDTDVQRTMATGIAGLSVVADSLSAIKYAKVKPIRDENGIAIDFEIDGDFPKYGNNDDRVDSIAVELVKTFMTKLKKHKTYRNAKHTLSILTITSNVVYGLKTGNTPDGRRAGEPFAPGANPLHGRDSKGALASLSSVAKLPYEYALDGISNTFSIVPKALGKEEETQVVNLVAILDGYAVKKGHHLNINVFNRETLLDAMEHPEEYPQLTIRVSGYAVNFVKLTRVQQIDVINRTFHGSL, from the coding sequence ATGAAACAATGGCAAGGATTTACACTTGGTGACTGGACAACTGAAATTAACGTTAGAGATTTTATCTTAAATAATATATCAATTTATGAAGGTGATGAGTCTTTCTTAGCACCTGCAACTGAACCAACAAAAGCACTGTGGAAGCAAGTCATGGAGTTAACTAAAAAAGAACGTGAAAATGGTGGTGTCCTAGATATGGATACCGAGATCGTATCAACAATCACATCACATGGTGCTGGGTATCTAAATGCGAATCATGAAAAAATTGTTGGCTTACAAACAGACCAACCTTTTAAGCGCTCTCTACAACCTTTTGGTGGAATTCGAATGGCTGAACAAGCATGCGAATCATATGGTTACAAAGTGAATGAGGAAGTAAGCAATGTGTTTTCAAACTTCCGCAAGACACACAATCAAGGTGTATTTGATGCTTATAATGATGACATGAAAGCAGTTCGAAAAGCAGGGATTATCACTGGTCTTCCTGATGCATATGGTCGTGGGAGAATCATCGGTGACTATCGTCGAGTAGCACTTTATGGAATTGATAAGTTAATTGAAGAAAAGCAGGCAGACCTTCGCAATGGTCCAAAAACAATGACAGAAGAAGTAATCCGCCTTCGCGAGGAAATTTCTGAACAAATTAGAGCACTAGAAGAAGTAAAGGATATGGCAAAAACATATGGCTTTGACATATCAGAACCTGCTACAACAGCTGTAGAAGCTTTCCAATGGTTATATTTCGGATACCTTGCAGCCATTAAAGAACAAAACGGAGCTGCAATGAGCTTAGGACGCACAAGTTCTTTCCTGGATATCTATATTGAACGAGACTTAAAAAATGGCGTATTGACTGAGGAAGAAGCGCAAGAATTAGTTGATCATTTTGTAATGAAGCTTCGTTTAGTTAAGTTTGCAAGAACGCCTGATTATAACGAACTATTTAGTGGTGACCCGACGTGGGTAACTGAAGCCATTGGTGGGATCTCAATTGAAGGCCTTCCTTTAGTAACAAAGAACTCATTTAGATTTCTTCATACATTGGATAACTTAGGGCCTGCACCAGAACCAAATTTAACAGTATTATGGTCTACAAAACTTCCAGAGGCATTCAAAAAATACTGTGCAAATATGTCTATTAAAACAAGCTCTATTCAATACGAAAACGATGATATCATGCGTCCTGAGTTTGGAGATGATTATGGAATCGCATGCTGTGTATCTGCCATGCAAATTGGTAAACAGATGCAATTTTTCGGAGCTAGAGCAAACCTTGCAAAGGCATTACTTTATGCAATTAATGGTGGTGTAGATGAAAAACTTAAATCTCAAATTGGACCTACTTTTGCACCAGTCACAACTGAGTTTTTAGAGTATGAAGATGTAATAGAGAAGTTTGACAATGTGATGGAATGGCTAGCAGAACTTTATATTAATACTCTTAACGTTATTCATTACATGCATGATAAATATTCTTACGAGCGCATTGAACTTGCTTTACATGACACCGATGTGCAACGCACGATGGCAACGGGGATTGCAGGCTTATCTGTAGTAGCTGATTCATTAAGCGCAATCAAATACGCTAAAGTAAAGCCAATTCGTGATGAAAATGGAATTGCCATTGATTTTGAAATTGATGGAGACTTCCCGAAATATGGGAACAATGATGATCGAGTAGATAGCATTGCTGTGGAGCTTGTGAAAACATTTATGACAAAGCTTAAAAAGCATAAAACCTACCGTAACGCTAAACACACGTTATCAATTTTAACCATTACCTCAAATGTTGTTTATGGATTAAAAACAGGTAATACACCTGATGGCAGACGTGCAGGAGAGCCATTTGCACCAGGAGCGAATCCATTACATGGAAGAGATTCTAAAGGGGCACTAGCATCTTTAAGCTCAGTTGCAAAACTACCTTATGAATACGCGCTAGATGGTATTTCTAATACTTTCTCTATTGTGCCAAAAGCACTAGGGAAAGAGGAAGAAACGCAGGTTGTAAATCTAGTAGCGATTTTAGACGGATATGCAGTGAAAAAGGGGCACCACTTAAATATAAATGTATTTAATCGTGAAACCTTACTCGATGCAATGGAGCATCCAGAAGAGTACCCGCAATTAACCATTCGTGTTTCTGGTTATGCCGTTAACTTTGTAAAACTAACACGTGTGCAACAAATCGATGTGATTAATCGCACATTCCACGGAAGCTTATAG
- the pflA gene encoding pyruvate formate lyase-activating protein produces MKGYIHSIESCGTVDGPGLRYIVFTQGCLLRCQFCHNPDTWGIGKGKEISVEEIIDDLKSYLPFIQASNGGITVSGGEPLLQLDFLYELFTECKKLGIHTTIDSSGGCYSHDEEFQQKLQKVLKVTDLILLDIKHINSQKHLKLTGKPNEHILEFAQFLSTMHKPVWIRHVLVPGITDDPEDLKELKGFINQLTNVEKIEILPYHKLGVYKWQALGLRYPLEGVEPPTPETIKMASEILL; encoded by the coding sequence ATGAAAGGTTATATTCATTCAATCGAGTCTTGTGGAACCGTTGATGGGCCAGGATTAAGATATATTGTTTTTACACAAGGTTGTTTATTAAGATGCCAGTTTTGCCATAACCCTGATACATGGGGGATTGGAAAAGGTAAAGAAATAAGTGTTGAAGAGATTATAGATGATTTAAAATCCTATCTACCATTTATCCAAGCATCCAATGGTGGGATTACAGTTAGTGGTGGAGAGCCTTTACTCCAGTTAGACTTTTTATATGAACTATTTACTGAATGTAAGAAGCTTGGCATTCATACAACCATAGATAGCTCAGGTGGATGTTATAGTCATGATGAAGAGTTTCAACAAAAACTTCAAAAGGTGTTAAAGGTAACAGACCTAATTCTATTGGACATAAAACATATTAATAGTCAAAAACATCTAAAGCTAACCGGTAAACCGAACGAGCATATACTAGAATTCGCCCAGTTCCTCTCTACCATGCACAAACCAGTCTGGATTCGTCATGTACTCGTTCCTGGTATTACAGATGATCCTGAAGATCTGAAAGAATTAAAGGGCTTTATCAATCAGTTAACAAATGTAGAAAAAATTGAAATACTCCCTTATCACAAACTAGGAGTATACAAATGGCAAGCACTAGGACTACGCTATCCACTTGAAGGAGTAGAACCGCCAACTCCAGAAACAATAAAAATGGCATCGGAGATTCTCTTATAA
- a CDS encoding DinB family protein, protein MRDTKAVINSYGEFSEWLGTLKELSNEEWVKPISEGKWSVREVISHFMNWDNYLIATVVPLVKDGEPFGFPKFDAFNKLASSYATSGISKDDLLDEVILTRNHLIQVLKDMPEEVITKSLPVGGQTHCPHTGEPYSLIYIIQEFIEHDLHHKKQLQEVLNK, encoded by the coding sequence ATGAGAGATACAAAGGCTGTCATTAATAGTTATGGAGAGTTTTCGGAATGGTTGGGAACTTTAAAGGAATTATCAAATGAGGAGTGGGTAAAGCCTATTTCTGAAGGGAAATGGTCTGTTCGTGAAGTGATTTCCCACTTTATGAATTGGGATAATTATCTTATTGCTACTGTTGTTCCATTGGTTAAAGATGGTGAGCCATTTGGGTTTCCGAAATTTGATGCTTTCAATAAGTTAGCTTCCAGTTATGCAACGTCAGGTATTTCAAAAGACGATTTACTAGATGAAGTCATTCTAACAAGAAATCATTTAATTCAAGTGTTAAAGGATATGCCAGAAGAAGTCATAACAAAAAGCTTACCGGTAGGAGGCCAAACTCACTGTCCTCATACAGGTGAGCCCTACTCTTTGATTTACATCATTCAAGAGTTTATCGAGCATGATCTTCACCACAAGAAGCAGTTGCAAGAAGTTTTAAACAAGTGA
- a CDS encoding HU family DNA-binding protein — MNKTELVNAVAEASELSKKDATKAVDAVFDAIQDALKGGDKVQLIGFGNFEVRERAARKGRNPQTGEEIEIAASKVPAFKPGKALKDAVN; from the coding sequence ATGAACAAAACAGAATTAGTAAATGCAGTTGCTGAAGCTAGTGAACTTTCAAAAAAGGATGCTACTAAAGCTGTAGACGCAGTTTTCGATGCAATCCAAGATGCGCTTAAAGGCGGAGATAAAGTACAACTAATCGGTTTTGGAAACTTTGAAGTTCGTGAGCGTGCAGCTCGTAAAGGCCGCAACCCACAAACTGGTGAAGAAATCGAAATCGCTGCAAGCAAAGTACCTGCGTTCAAACCAGGTAAAGCTCTTAAAGACGCAGTAAACTAA
- a CDS encoding alpha/beta-type small acid-soluble spore protein, with amino-acid sequence MAKRRNRLLVPEAREEVDRLKARVMKDKGYSASEPNQVKFEVANELGVPLNDKYNGTLTSKQAGKVGGEIGGSMVKEMIKMAQQRLSDKK; translated from the coding sequence ATGGCCAAAAGAAGAAACCGTTTACTTGTTCCTGAGGCAAGAGAGGAAGTAGATAGACTTAAAGCGCGTGTTATGAAGGACAAGGGCTATTCAGCAAGTGAGCCTAATCAAGTTAAATTTGAGGTGGCTAACGAGCTAGGTGTACCTTTGAACGATAAATACAATGGGACACTAACCTCTAAGCAGGCTGGTAAGGTTGGTGGAGAAATCGGTGGAAGCATGGTAAAGGAAATGATAAAAATGGCCCAGCAACGCCTTTCAGATAAAAAGTGA
- a CDS encoding DNA topoisomerase III, with translation MSKAVVLAEKPSVARDIARVLECNKKGNGFFEGEKYIVTWALGHLVTLADPEAYDEKYKSWKIEDLPMLPDHLKLVVIKQTGKQYQAVKSQLTRKDTQEIIIATDAGREGELVARWILEKANVKKPVKRLWISSVTDKAIKDGFKNLRDGKQYENLYASAVARSEADWYVGMNATRALTTRYNAQLSAGRVQTPTLAIIETREEEIRNFSPRTYYGIMLENNQGLKLTWQDTKTKNSRLFDKAKADEILGSLKGKKAEVAEVNKSYKKSYAPQLYDLTELQRDANKIFGYSAKETLSIMQKLYEQHKVLTYPRTDSRYLSSDIVETLKDRIEACRISPYKEFAAKLLRQPIKVNKSFVDDSKVTDHHAIIPTEQHAILSALSDKERKIYDLVVKRFLAVLFPPFEYEQTTLTVKMGDQTFTAKGKVVLSNGWKEVYENYTDEDDEQEDVKEQLLPSISKGDQLEIKTIRQTTGETQPPKRFNEATLLTAMENPAKYMNTNNKELLKTISETSGLGTVATRADIIEKLFNSFSIEKKGKEIWLTSKGKQLLDLVPEDLKSPTLTAEWEQKLSAISKGALRKDAFIAEMKGYTKKVVSEIKHSDKKFKHDNVTGTKCPDCGKLMLEVNGKKGKMLVCQDRECGHRKNIAKVTNARCPNCHKRLELRGEGEGQTFACKCGHREKLSTFNERKKKDKNTKVSKRDVNNFMKQQQKENDFANSALADALAKLKLDK, from the coding sequence ATGAGTAAAGCAGTTGTATTAGCTGAAAAACCCTCGGTTGCCCGTGATATTGCGAGGGTTTTAGAGTGTAACAAAAAAGGAAATGGATTTTTTGAAGGAGAGAAGTATATTGTAACTTGGGCTCTCGGACATTTGGTTACATTGGCCGATCCAGAGGCTTATGATGAAAAATATAAGTCCTGGAAAATTGAAGATTTACCTATGCTGCCTGATCACTTAAAGCTTGTTGTCATCAAACAAACTGGGAAGCAATACCAAGCTGTAAAATCACAATTAACTAGGAAAGACACCCAAGAGATTATTATAGCAACTGATGCAGGACGTGAAGGTGAGCTAGTTGCTAGATGGATCCTTGAAAAAGCAAACGTAAAAAAGCCGGTTAAGCGTCTTTGGATTTCGTCTGTTACGGACAAAGCAATTAAGGATGGCTTTAAAAACTTACGTGACGGAAAACAATACGAAAACCTTTATGCATCAGCAGTAGCAAGGTCTGAAGCAGATTGGTATGTTGGAATGAACGCTACCCGAGCATTAACCACTAGATATAACGCCCAGTTATCTGCAGGAAGAGTACAAACGCCAACATTAGCAATCATTGAAACAAGAGAAGAAGAAATACGAAATTTTTCACCTCGTACATACTATGGAATTATGCTTGAGAATAATCAGGGATTAAAGCTTACATGGCAGGATACGAAAACAAAGAATAGTCGACTCTTTGATAAAGCCAAAGCGGATGAAATTCTAGGGAGCTTAAAAGGGAAGAAGGCTGAAGTAGCAGAAGTTAATAAAAGCTACAAGAAAAGCTATGCTCCACAACTTTATGATTTAACTGAGCTTCAAAGAGATGCGAATAAAATATTTGGATACTCAGCAAAAGAAACGTTATCGATTATGCAAAAATTATATGAGCAGCATAAGGTTTTAACCTATCCTAGAACGGATTCACGTTATCTTTCTTCTGATATCGTAGAAACCTTAAAAGATCGAATTGAAGCATGTCGTATTAGTCCCTATAAGGAGTTTGCTGCGAAGTTACTCCGTCAACCGATTAAAGTAAATAAATCGTTTGTTGATGATAGTAAGGTAACAGACCACCATGCCATCATTCCAACCGAACAGCATGCGATCCTTAGTGCTCTAAGTGATAAAGAAAGAAAAATCTATGACTTGGTTGTAAAAAGGTTTTTAGCTGTGCTTTTCCCACCGTTTGAATATGAACAAACAACCCTTACAGTGAAAATGGGAGACCAAACGTTTACAGCGAAAGGCAAGGTTGTCTTATCAAATGGATGGAAAGAAGTGTATGAAAACTATACAGATGAAGATGATGAACAAGAAGATGTTAAGGAGCAATTACTTCCTAGCATCTCAAAAGGCGACCAGTTAGAGATTAAAACGATTCGTCAAACAACAGGTGAGACACAGCCACCAAAACGATTTAATGAGGCTACTTTACTCACAGCGATGGAAAACCCAGCAAAATACATGAATACAAATAATAAAGAGTTGTTAAAAACCATCTCTGAGACGAGTGGACTTGGAACGGTAGCGACAAGAGCGGACATCATTGAGAAATTATTTAATAGCTTTTCAATAGAGAAAAAAGGTAAGGAAATTTGGTTAACGTCTAAAGGAAAGCAGCTACTTGACTTAGTACCAGAAGATTTAAAATCACCAACTTTAACAGCTGAATGGGAGCAGAAGCTATCAGCTATTTCAAAAGGGGCTCTTCGTAAGGATGCTTTTATCGCTGAGATGAAGGGATATACGAAAAAAGTTGTTTCAGAGATAAAGCACAGTGACAAGAAGTTTAAGCATGATAACGTGACAGGAACTAAATGTCCAGATTGCGGCAAGCTTATGCTTGAAGTGAATGGAAAAAAAGGCAAGATGCTCGTTTGCCAAGACAGAGAATGTGGTCACCGCAAAAACATAGCAAAAGTCACAAATGCTAGATGTCCGAATTGCCATAAACGATTAGAGCTTCGTGGTGAAGGAGAGGGGCAAACTTTTGCGTGTAAATGTGGACACAGAGAAAAGCTCTCTACCTTTAATGAGCGTAAAAAGAAAGATAAGAATACAAAAGTGTCCAAACGAGACGTTAACAACTTTATGAAACAACAACAAAAAGAAAACGACTTCGCCAACTCAGCCCTAGCAGACGCACTAGCCAAATTAAAACTAGACAAATAA
- a CDS encoding GNAT family N-acetyltransferase: MEFVIKKATIEDVHLIAPLFNEYRVFYEQASDEEGAEEYIKTRLANNESIIFIACNEDKTESYGFTQLYPSFSSVSMSRVWILNDLFVTSSARRNGVAKELMVAAHEFGIDTKAKGISLETTPDNHGAQQLYESLGYKKDEEYFHYFLSL; encoded by the coding sequence ATGGAATTTGTTATAAAAAAAGCAACTATTGAAGATGTACATTTAATTGCTCCATTATTTAACGAGTATCGAGTGTTTTATGAGCAAGCTTCTGATGAAGAAGGTGCGGAAGAGTACATCAAAACTCGGTTAGCAAACAATGAATCTATCATCTTTATTGCATGTAATGAAGATAAAACAGAATCCTATGGATTTACACAACTTTATCCTTCTTTTTCATCTGTATCTATGAGTAGGGTTTGGATTTTAAATGATTTATTTGTCACTTCTTCCGCCAGAAGAAACGGTGTTGCCAAGGAGTTAATGGTAGCTGCCCATGAATTTGGTATAGATACAAAAGCAAAAGGGATTTCCTTAGAAACTACTCCTGATAACCATGGTGCACAACAACTCTATGAGTCTTTAGGGTATAAGAAGGATGAAGAATACTTTCATTATTTTTTATCACTTTAA
- a CDS encoding BCCT family transporter yields MRKVTSVFWISLVISVLFVLWGVIFPDHLTEVMNRAQKFFMVSFGWFYQLTATFFLIFALFLIFSPYGKIKLGKDEDKPEFNYPTWFAMLFSAGMGIGLLFFGVSEPISHFTSPPSAVPGTGEAAREALRFTYLHWGFHAWAIYATIALALAYYKFRKDLPGLMSATLYPLIGDRVKGPIGVAIDVVAVFATIFGVAASLGLGSQQINGGLSYLTGIPNTFSIQLIIITVITILFMASAGTGIKRGIKYLSNANLILAVVLFFFMLFIGPTVFLLDLFTTTFGGYLQNLPSMGLRLAPFNEERASWIQGWTIFYWAWWIAWAPFVGTFIARVSKGRTVREFVIAVLVIPTIVCTIWFAVFGGTAIYFDFNFDTNIAAQSLETALFYVYEQLPLTLVLTIITLLLITTFFITSADSATFVLGMMTTNGDIEPANLVKYIWGIILALSAVVLMISGGLAAMQTAIIVSAFPLAIVVILTSIALLKSFKKEPKKTKTATK; encoded by the coding sequence ATGAGAAAGGTTACATCTGTATTTTGGATCTCATTAGTTATCTCGGTTCTATTTGTGTTATGGGGGGTTATTTTTCCTGATCACCTGACAGAAGTCATGAATCGAGCTCAGAAATTTTTCATGGTTAGCTTCGGCTGGTTTTATCAACTTACAGCCACATTCTTTTTGATTTTTGCTCTATTTTTAATCTTTAGTCCATATGGAAAAATCAAGCTCGGGAAGGATGAAGATAAGCCAGAGTTCAATTACCCAACATGGTTTGCCATGCTATTCAGTGCAGGTATGGGGATTGGGTTATTATTCTTCGGCGTATCTGAACCAATTTCTCATTTTACATCTCCACCATCTGCAGTACCCGGTACAGGAGAAGCAGCCCGGGAAGCGTTGCGTTTTACCTATCTGCATTGGGGCTTTCACGCCTGGGCAATTTATGCAACGATTGCATTAGCTCTCGCTTATTACAAATTTAGAAAAGATTTGCCTGGATTAATGAGTGCTACCCTTTATCCTCTTATTGGAGATCGTGTTAAAGGCCCTATTGGTGTAGCCATAGATGTTGTTGCTGTGTTTGCAACTATTTTCGGAGTTGCTGCTTCTTTAGGTCTTGGTTCTCAACAAATTAATGGTGGACTAAGCTATTTGACAGGAATCCCAAACACCTTCAGCATACAACTTATTATTATTACAGTCATTACTATTTTATTTATGGCTTCGGCTGGAACGGGCATTAAGAGGGGTATCAAGTATTTAAGTAATGCAAATTTGATTTTAGCTGTAGTCCTATTTTTCTTTATGCTTTTTATTGGACCAACCGTGTTTTTATTAGATTTATTCACGACTACATTCGGTGGATATCTTCAGAACTTACCGAGCATGGGGTTAAGACTAGCTCCTTTTAATGAAGAGAGAGCAAGTTGGATACAAGGCTGGACAATTTTTTACTGGGCATGGTGGATCGCCTGGGCACCGTTTGTAGGTACTTTTATTGCCCGTGTTTCTAAAGGAAGAACAGTACGAGAGTTTGTTATAGCGGTACTCGTGATTCCTACGATTGTTTGTACCATTTGGTTTGCAGTATTTGGTGGAACAGCTATCTATTTTGACTTTAATTTTGACACAAATATTGCTGCTCAAAGCTTAGAAACAGCACTCTTCTATGTTTATGAGCAATTACCACTTACTCTTGTTTTAACGATTATTACATTATTGTTAATTACAACTTTCTTTATCACATCTGCTGACTCAGCAACCTTCGTCTTAGGGATGATGACAACAAATGGAGATATAGAACCCGCTAATTTAGTAAAATATATATGGGGGATTATTCTTGCCCTATCAGCAGTTGTGCTAATGATTTCCGGTGGTCTTGCTGCGATGCAAACAGCTATTATAGTGAGTGCATTTCCGCTAGCCATTGTTGTTATATTAACCTCAATTGCTCTACTTAAAAGCTTTAAGAAAGAGCCTAAAAAGACAAAGACTGCTACAAAGTAA
- a CDS encoding GNAT family N-acetyltransferase, translating into MEIRMFQNQDINGIADLINEIYHVERVGELTTIEELNQWFDEPGEEIRENTLVVLHEGKIIGYNALCHVKGDSSIHVYSYGTVHPDFRRKGIGTVLVRKSIEHLRGRAQKDKQKVIYDQMVRTNSKGQNELAQKLGLEKHTDLLSYKCNSLEDLEVTLPKGYSIIAPKLDDAADWALINNDAFSWRLSPDQLTVESVKYEFASSEFSEQFYLLCVNESGEKIGFVSSYISDESKGVISTIAVHRNYQGQGVGKALLREVMNRMKQAGITEIRLTVDTQNPTSAIKLYEAHGFAADKQIIEYIYTIHPTEEAI; encoded by the coding sequence ATGGAAATTAGAATGTTTCAAAATCAAGATATTAATGGAATTGCAGATTTAATCAATGAGATTTATCATGTTGAAAGAGTTGGGGAACTGACAACTATTGAAGAGCTTAACCAATGGTTTGATGAGCCCGGTGAAGAAATAAGAGAAAATACACTTGTCGTTTTACACGAGGGGAAAATCATTGGCTATAATGCTTTATGTCATGTAAAGGGAGACTCCTCCATTCATGTATATAGTTATGGCACCGTACACCCTGACTTTAGAAGGAAGGGGATTGGAACCGTACTTGTTCGCAAGTCAATCGAGCATCTTAGAGGACGAGCTCAAAAAGACAAACAAAAAGTAATATATGACCAAATGGTACGAACCAATAGTAAGGGACAAAATGAACTAGCTCAAAAGCTTGGCCTAGAAAAACATACAGATCTATTATCATATAAGTGTAATTCACTTGAAGATTTAGAAGTAACGCTACCAAAGGGTTATTCAATTATCGCTCCAAAGTTAGACGATGCAGCCGATTGGGCTTTAATAAATAATGATGCATTTTCTTGGCGACTAAGTCCCGACCAATTAACAGTAGAAAGTGTAAAATACGAGTTTGCTAGTTCAGAGTTCTCAGAACAATTCTATCTGCTTTGTGTAAATGAAAGTGGTGAGAAAATTGGATTCGTATCGAGCTATATTTCTGATGAAAGTAAAGGTGTTATTTCAACAATTGCTGTTCATCGAAACTATCAAGGTCAAGGAGTTGGAAAAGCCCTTTTGAGAGAGGTAATGAACAGAATGAAACAAGCAGGCATAACTGAAATTAGGTTAACCGTTGACACCCAAAATCCTACTTCTGCCATTAAATTATATGAAGCCCATGGCTTTGCTGCTGACAAACAGATTATAGAGTACATATACACAATACACCCTACCGAGGAGGCAATATAA
- a CDS encoding GNAT family N-acetyltransferase: MKIEVVDESNYQDALKVECAITEFGGKEVREKAFEFEYKSTAYEHFLLRYKGIPVATACLFIHGKHLQLESVATIKEYRGKGLINHLIFYIQKLTLTKDFENLWVYPINEQVEKIYARHGFETVDYYQFGHAFLEGKAIKAIHKGE, translated from the coding sequence ATTAAGATTGAAGTTGTTGATGAATCTAACTATCAAGATGCGTTAAAAGTTGAGTGTGCAATCACTGAATTTGGAGGTAAGGAAGTAAGAGAAAAAGCCTTTGAATTTGAGTATAAATCCACAGCTTACGAGCACTTCTTACTAAGATATAAAGGGATTCCTGTTGCAACAGCCTGTCTGTTTATCCACGGTAAGCACTTGCAACTTGAAAGTGTAGCAACCATTAAAGAGTACCGTGGTAAAGGGTTAATTAATCATCTTATCTTTTATATTCAAAAGCTAACCCTGACTAAGGATTTTGAAAATCTTTGGGTTTACCCAATTAATGAACAAGTTGAAAAGATTTATGCTAGGCACGGGTTCGAAACAGTTGATTATTATCAGTTTGGCCATGCATTCCTAGAAGGAAAAGCAATCAAAGCTATTCATAAAGGGGAATAA